From one Pseudoliparis swirei isolate HS2019 ecotype Mariana Trench chromosome 5, NWPU_hadal_v1, whole genome shotgun sequence genomic stretch:
- the si:ch73-389b16.1 gene encoding uncharacterized protein si:ch73-389b16.1 — MEKMLRQTKSMWDKKTESSSESMVEDLEERVRSSRRHRRNSLHHTQMLESQMKTVKGRAGGHAGPSPGAEERLAPFAGEGGGAQTHHGEAGGRAQVRRRPLSSKTRLWPFFELQPNVWPDPPTPPTTKLRRDYVTPPPPPPQYATGIEGRDWERRPGLHSSLQ; from the exons ATGGAGAAGATGCTGCGGCAGACCAAGAGCATGTGGGACAAGAAGACGGAGTCCAGTTCGGAGAGCATGG tggaggacctggaggaaagaGTACGCTCGAGCAGACGACACAGGAGGAACTCCCTCCATCACACGCAGATGCTGGAGAGCCAGATGAAGACAGTGAAGGGGCGAGCTGGTGGGCACGCTGGACCATCTCCAGGAGCTGAGGAACGTCTTGCGCCGTTCGCAGGAGAAGGCGGAGGAGCGCAAACTCACCATGGAGAGGCTGGCGGCCGGGCTCAGGTGAGGAGGCGGCCTTTGAGTTCCAAGACGAGGCTTTGGCCTTTTTTCGAGCTTCAACCCAACGTCTGGCCTGACCCCCCGACACCCCCGACGACGAAGCTGCGCAGAGATtacgtcacccccccccccccccccccccaatacgcTACTGGAATAGAAGGAAGAGACTGGGAGCGCCGCCCTGGTCTTCACTCATCGCTGCAGTGA